A stretch of Vicinamibacteria bacterium DNA encodes these proteins:
- the trpE gene encoding anthranilate synthase component I, whose amino-acid sequence MKSLAFDDYERLSAGGGPVPVFREVPGDTLTPVSAFLALSARAERAFLLESVLGGERLARYSFLGRDPLATLEVRGREVWVREGGSEKVDPRGLFAALRARLGAPPAEIPGLPRFTGGAVGYLSYDAVRLFERIPDRHAPTDVPLASFAFYRSLVAFDHVQQRLVLIVDTEPGSRRAFAQAQEVLDGLEEDLRWQRRPGAEASAGGIPHPAALSDGASFRETVQRAKEYIAAGDIFQVVLSRQQTVPCDLDPFRVYRALRMVNPSPYMYFLKDRETTVAGASPEMLVRVEGRQVETRPIAGTRPRGDSAARDEALARELLADEKERAEHIMLVDLGRNDLGRVCRFGSVRVPEFMKVERYSHVAHIVSSVVGELGEGKDALDALAAVFPAGTLSGAPKIRAMEIIDELEPARRGLYGGALGYLDLRGNLDFCIAIRTLVFREGRATLQAGAGIVADSDPGAEERETEAKAGAMFEALGRAGGLP is encoded by the coding sequence TTGAAGTCTCTGGCCTTCGACGACTACGAGCGGCTCTCCGCGGGCGGGGGGCCCGTCCCCGTGTTCCGCGAGGTCCCCGGCGACACCCTGACCCCGGTTTCCGCCTTCCTCGCCCTCTCTGCCCGCGCCGAGCGGGCGTTCCTGCTGGAGAGCGTGCTGGGGGGCGAGCGCTTGGCCCGCTACTCGTTCCTGGGCCGCGATCCCCTGGCCACCCTGGAGGTGCGGGGGCGCGAAGTCTGGGTGCGGGAGGGGGGTTCGGAGAAGGTGGATCCCCGCGGTCTCTTCGCGGCCCTGCGCGCGCGCCTGGGAGCGCCCCCTGCCGAGATCCCGGGCCTCCCCCGCTTCACGGGGGGGGCGGTGGGTTATCTGAGCTACGACGCGGTGCGCCTCTTCGAGCGGATTCCCGACCGGCACGCACCCACGGACGTCCCCCTGGCCTCCTTCGCCTTCTACCGCTCCCTCGTAGCCTTCGACCACGTCCAACAACGCCTGGTGCTGATCGTGGACACCGAGCCCGGCAGCCGTCGCGCCTTCGCCCAGGCCCAGGAGGTGCTGGACGGGCTGGAGGAAGACCTGCGCTGGCAGAGGCGGCCGGGCGCGGAGGCGAGCGCGGGCGGGATCCCGCATCCGGCGGCTCTGAGCGACGGAGCCTCCTTCCGGGAGACCGTGCAGCGGGCCAAGGAGTACATTGCGGCCGGCGACATCTTCCAGGTCGTGCTCTCCCGGCAGCAGACCGTCCCCTGCGACCTCGACCCTTTCCGGGTCTACCGCGCCCTGCGCATGGTGAACCCCTCGCCCTACATGTACTTTCTCAAGGACCGCGAGACTACGGTGGCGGGGGCCTCCCCGGAGATGCTGGTGCGGGTCGAGGGCAGACAGGTGGAAACCCGGCCCATCGCGGGCACGCGGCCGCGCGGCGATTCCGCGGCCCGCGACGAGGCGCTGGCCCGCGAGCTCTTGGCGGATGAGAAGGAGCGGGCCGAGCACATCATGCTCGTCGACCTGGGTCGCAACGACCTCGGGCGCGTCTGCCGGTTCGGGAGCGTGAGGGTGCCCGAATTCATGAAGGTGGAGCGCTACAGCCACGTGGCTCACATCGTGAGCTCGGTGGTGGGCGAGCTGGGGGAGGGGAAGGACGCCCTGGACGCCCTGGCCGCGGTCTTCCCCGCGGGCACCCTCTCCGGCGCCCCCAAGATCCGGGCCATGGAGATCATCGATGAGCTGGAGCCGGCGAGGCGCGGGCTGTACGGCGGCGCCCTCGGCTATCTCGACCTGCGCGGGAACCTGGACTTCTGCATTGCCATCCGCACCCT